Proteins encoded in a region of the Roseateles sp. SL47 genome:
- a CDS encoding substrate-binding periplasmic protein, with the protein METPERSADATPAHRLSRRGCVLRFCTGALAGASATLWAEAAGAASASLSLAASPPGPSRVLPPPPLGATTVSPAPLTLRSAAQSGSLLKYAPGDRDHPGLCTEIAVALQRLDPHLHLEGLDRTVPLRRLELMLASDELDVFLCLLPSERRREMMRFLPIPLYRVRHVLMVRAGTPTPQSWTALRAFARRRPLLLVQGSQLAVTLKQADVAHVEAARSEVDAVQMLLRGRADAVYGQDVALRHAVRLSGVQGALIEFGPHAFDEQPQLAAVSRRLPEPAVERLTERLRQLQASGELGRIVDRYR; encoded by the coding sequence ATGGAGACACCCGAGCGCTCGGCTGATGCGACGCCCGCACACCGCTTGTCGCGGCGCGGTTGTGTGCTCCGTTTTTGCACCGGCGCGCTGGCCGGGGCGTCGGCCACCCTCTGGGCAGAGGCCGCCGGGGCCGCATCGGCGAGCCTGTCCCTGGCCGCCAGTCCTCCCGGGCCCTCCCGGGTGTTGCCGCCTCCGCCCCTGGGGGCGACCACCGTGTCGCCGGCCCCACTGACGCTGCGCAGCGCCGCCCAGAGCGGCTCGCTGCTCAAGTACGCCCCAGGCGACCGGGATCACCCCGGCCTGTGTACCGAGATCGCCGTGGCCCTGCAGCGGCTCGACCCTCATCTGCATCTGGAGGGCCTGGACCGGACGGTGCCGCTGCGGCGGCTGGAGCTGATGCTGGCCTCGGATGAACTGGATGTGTTTTTGTGCCTGCTGCCGTCGGAACGGCGGCGGGAGATGATGCGTTTTCTGCCGATTCCGCTGTATCGCGTTCGGCATGTGCTGATGGTGCGGGCGGGCACCCCGACGCCGCAAAGCTGGACGGCGCTGCGGGCGTTTGCCAGGCGCAGGCCCTTGCTGCTGGTGCAGGGCAGCCAGCTGGCGGTGACGCTGAAGCAGGCCGATGTGGCGCATGTGGAGGCGGCCCGCTCCGAAGTGGACGCGGTGCAGATGCTGCTGCGCGGCCGGGCCGATGCGGTGTATGGGCAGGATGTGGCACTGCGGCATGCGGTGCGGCTGTCCGGTGTCCAGGGCGCCCTGATCGAATTCGGCCCCCATGCGTTTGACGAGCAGCCCCAACTGGCCGCCGTCTCCCGCCGCCTGCCCGAACCGGCGGTGGAGCGGCTGACGGAGCGGCTGCGTCAGCTGCAGGCCAGCGGTGAACTGGGCCGTATCGTGGATCGTTACCGCTGA
- a CDS encoding site-specific recombinase: MLKQRGWDLTALLNAAHPQAPLAERNLWLVRLVDWLRRAPLKDVRAAPPAADPTTAGRAAPTATAHAVPAADYTPLPVRRLKHLLTLLERHPEHAQAFAGVMASVWAETDAISLFAEVGFAPRMALWGEFLGRLRRRLLPMTADTRDLAELFELLFHDENDPDWIRAIDDELLERLSLLFAGAPEGDWRDEMRAAITVLVSSVRSAGLSGALRVRMDSRRLVSRPFRNLATAWERVEHSLEDEDRTHLPAQLQYLRALLDECRTAVGSVPDHLEEHGVSVDLMFGVEQMQARLRRIEELLDCLLAAHPRRELLRLVGNLVQVVHERRSIRTLFGRHYSLLARKVAERSAETGEHYITRNREEYGDMLRRAAGGGVVIAGTTFAKFAIMAVGLSAFWGGFWAGANYAISFVIIHLLHWTVATKQPAMTAPALAEKLRHIDSESGLQSFVDEVAHLFRSQTAGIIGNLALAAPVVLGVQLLAGLVFGRPLVGAKEAEYVLHSLTVLGPTLLFAACTGVLLFLSSLIAGWVENWFVFFRLDSAIAWNPRIVAVLGSNRARRWSQWWRENISGLTANISLGLMLGLVPALLGFFGLPLEARHVTLSTGQLAAAAGALGLDVVKHWPFWLCVIGILGTGLLNVGVSFTLAFRVALRSRGIKLADRRRVRAAIWGRIRNRPLSFFLPPKE, encoded by the coding sequence ATGCTGAAGCAACGCGGCTGGGATCTCACCGCGCTGCTCAACGCGGCGCATCCACAGGCGCCGCTTGCGGAGCGCAATCTCTGGCTGGTCCGCCTGGTGGACTGGCTGCGGCGGGCCCCGTTGAAGGACGTTCGTGCCGCGCCGCCGGCAGCCGACCCCACGACAGCTGGCAGGGCCGCCCCCACCGCGACGGCCCACGCCGTCCCCGCCGCCGACTACACCCCCCTGCCGGTGCGGCGGCTCAAGCATCTGCTGACCCTGCTGGAACGCCACCCGGAGCATGCCCAAGCCTTCGCGGGTGTGATGGCCAGCGTCTGGGCGGAAACCGACGCGATCAGCTTGTTTGCAGAGGTTGGCTTTGCGCCTCGCATGGCCCTGTGGGGCGAGTTTCTGGGCCGCCTGCGCCGACGCCTGCTGCCGATGACGGCCGACACCCGCGACCTGGCGGAACTGTTCGAGTTGCTGTTCCATGACGAAAACGATCCGGACTGGATCCGCGCCATCGACGATGAACTGCTGGAACGTCTGAGCCTGCTGTTTGCCGGTGCGCCCGAAGGAGACTGGCGTGACGAAATGCGCGCGGCCATCACCGTGCTGGTGAGTTCGGTCCGCTCGGCAGGTCTCTCCGGGGCGCTGCGGGTGCGCATGGATTCCAGGCGCCTGGTCAGCCGCCCCTTCCGCAATCTGGCAACCGCCTGGGAGCGGGTGGAACATTCGCTGGAGGACGAGGACCGGACCCATCTCCCCGCCCAGCTGCAATACCTGCGCGCCCTGCTGGATGAATGCCGCACGGCGGTCGGGTCGGTGCCGGACCATCTGGAAGAACACGGCGTCTCGGTGGACCTGATGTTTGGTGTGGAACAGATGCAGGCCCGTCTGCGCCGCATCGAGGAACTGCTGGACTGCCTGCTCGCGGCCCATCCGCGCCGGGAGTTGCTGCGCCTGGTGGGCAACCTGGTCCAGGTGGTGCATGAACGCCGCAGCATCCGCACCTTGTTCGGCCGGCACTATTCGCTGCTGGCCCGCAAGGTGGCCGAGCGCAGCGCGGAAACCGGCGAGCACTACATCACCCGCAACCGCGAGGAATATGGCGACATGCTGCGCCGGGCCGCTGGCGGCGGTGTGGTGATTGCCGGCACCACCTTTGCCAAGTTCGCCATCATGGCGGTGGGCCTGTCCGCCTTCTGGGGGGGCTTCTGGGCCGGCGCCAACTATGCGATCAGCTTTGTGATCATCCACCTGCTGCACTGGACGGTGGCCACCAAGCAGCCGGCCATGACGGCACCCGCGCTGGCAGAAAAGCTGCGCCACATCGACAGCGAATCGGGGCTGCAGAGTTTTGTGGATGAGGTGGCCCACCTCTTCCGTTCCCAGACCGCCGGCATCATCGGCAACCTCGCCCTGGCCGCACCGGTGGTGCTGGGGGTGCAGTTGCTGGCGGGGCTGGTGTTCGGTCGGCCGCTGGTGGGGGCGAAGGAGGCGGAATATGTGCTGCACAGCCTCACCGTGCTGGGCCCGACGCTGTTGTTTGCGGCCTGTACCGGCGTGCTGCTGTTTCTCTCCAGCCTGATTGCCGGCTGGGTGGAGAACTGGTTTGTCTTCTTCCGGCTGGACAGCGCCATTGCCTGGAATCCCCGCATCGTTGCGGTGCTGGGCAGCAACCGCGCCCGCCGCTGGTCGCAGTGGTGGCGCGAGAACATCTCCGGGCTCACAGCCAACATCAGCCTGGGCCTGATGCTGGGCCTGGTGCCGGCCCTGCTGGGCTTTTTCGGGCTGCCGCTGGAGGCGCGCCATGTGACGCTCTCCACCGGACAGTTGGCGGCGGCTGCGGGCGCGCTGGGGCTGGACGTGGTGAAGCACTGGCCCTTCTGGTTGTGCGTCATCGGCATCCTGGGCACCGGCCTGTTGAATGTGGGCGTGAGCTTCACCCTGGCCTTCCGGGTGGCGCTGCGGTCTCGTGGCATCAAGCTGGCGGACCGCCGCCGCGTGCGCGCAGCCATCTGGGGCCGCATCCGCAATCGGCCGCTCAGCTTCTTCCTGCCGCCCAAGGAATGA
- a CDS encoding efflux RND transporter permease subunit: MNLTELFIRRPVMTVLLNIALVIAGLAAWSRIPVAALPSFNTPIINVQATLAGASPETMASSVALPLEKQFSTIAGITTISSTNTLGNSSLTLEFDPSRDIDAAAVDVQAALFRALRSLPTEMTTPPSYRKVNPADAPVLLVALTSPSINLSELNDYAENLITPSLSTIDGVAQVSIYGQKRYAVRIKARNELLQQRNITLDELQAAIKGANANTPVGTLDGSRQTLTIQANKQLRDAQAFGGIVVATRNGAPVFLREVADVQDSFETVKSFSNFNGERSIVLAVQRQPDANTVQVVDAVKDMLPRFAAQLPASVKMSTLNDRSVSIRESLHDVYFTLALTVGLVVMVIYLFLRRLVATLIPTLSLPISLIGALTLLYALGYSLDNISLLGITLAVGLVVDDAIVMLENIVRHVEDGMAPFDAAIRGAREMAFTILSISISLVAVLIPIFFMPGVIGLLFHEFAVVVSLSILVSAVVSLTLVPMLCSRFLSHHHEAKENALGRVFEAGFTGLVNFYTRTLDWALAHRVLVGGVAVLSFIASAWLYIAIPKGFFPEEDIGQIQASTEASEDISFAAMTVLQERVAEIVKNNPAVASVSAAVGGGGGGGQVNTGRLFINLKPRGERSAMPQVLESLRKDLRTVPGIAVYLRPVQNLQLGGRQSKSRYQFTLQSVSAGELNSWAEKLQEKLRNDTLFRDVTSDSQLRGLQANLVIDRERATLLGVQMQDLRNALYSAFGERQVSSIYAESNTYQVIMEATDGDRLSEDAFSKIYLRGKNDTLVPLTAFASVKRELGPTAVNHQGQLQAVTLSFNLAPDVPLGQATGRVDAYTQEIGLPPTIITSYGGDAAVFKDSQGGQLMLIVLAVAVIYVLLGVLYESYIHPITILAGLPSAAVGALITLQWAGMELTVIATIGILMLVGIVKKNAIMMIDFALDAQRNGGMSPADAIREACILRFRPIMMTTLAALMGALPIALGLGAGAELRQPLGLAVVGGLILSQAVTLYITPVIYLALDRFSGTGPDTREVAPTRLTEHPHPQPHPQPVPGQAD, from the coding sequence ATGAACCTCACCGAACTGTTCATCCGGCGGCCCGTCATGACGGTGCTGCTGAACATTGCGCTGGTCATCGCCGGCCTGGCGGCCTGGAGCCGGATTCCGGTGGCCGCCCTGCCCAGCTTCAACACGCCCATCATCAACGTGCAGGCCACGCTGGCCGGTGCCAGCCCGGAGACGATGGCTTCATCGGTGGCCCTGCCGCTGGAGAAGCAGTTCTCCACCATCGCCGGCATCACCACCATCTCGTCCACCAACACCCTGGGCAACAGTTCGCTGACGCTGGAGTTCGATCCCTCCCGGGACATCGATGCCGCCGCCGTGGACGTGCAGGCCGCGCTGTTCCGCGCCCTGCGCTCCTTGCCCACGGAAATGACCACGCCGCCCTCCTACCGGAAGGTGAACCCGGCCGATGCGCCGGTGCTGCTGGTGGCGCTGACGTCCCCGTCGATCAACCTTTCCGAGTTGAACGACTATGCCGAGAACCTGATCACCCCCAGCCTGTCCACCATCGACGGCGTGGCCCAGGTCTCCATCTACGGCCAGAAGCGGTATGCGGTGCGCATCAAGGCCCGCAATGAGCTGCTCCAGCAACGCAACATCACCCTGGACGAACTCCAGGCCGCCATCAAGGGTGCCAATGCCAACACCCCGGTGGGCACGCTGGATGGGTCCCGCCAGACGCTGACCATCCAGGCCAACAAGCAACTGCGCGACGCGCAGGCGTTTGGCGGCATCGTGGTGGCCACCCGCAACGGCGCGCCGGTGTTCCTGCGGGAGGTGGCCGATGTGCAGGACAGCTTCGAGACGGTGAAGTCCTTCTCCAATTTCAACGGCGAACGCTCCATCGTGCTGGCTGTGCAGCGCCAGCCGGATGCCAACACCGTCCAGGTGGTGGATGCGGTGAAGGACATGCTGCCGCGCTTTGCCGCGCAGCTGCCGGCATCGGTGAAGATGAGCACGCTCAACGACCGGTCGGTCTCCATCCGCGAATCCTTGCATGACGTCTACTTCACCCTGGCGCTGACGGTCGGCCTGGTGGTGATGGTGATCTATCTGTTCCTGCGCCGGCTGGTGGCCACCCTGATCCCCACGCTGTCGCTGCCCATTTCGCTGATCGGTGCGCTGACCCTGCTCTACGCGCTGGGCTACAGCCTGGACAACATCTCGCTGCTGGGGATCACCCTGGCGGTGGGCCTGGTGGTGGACGATGCGATCGTGATGCTGGAGAACATCGTCCGGCATGTGGAAGACGGCATGGCGCCGTTCGACGCCGCCATCCGGGGCGCGCGGGAAATGGCTTTCACCATCCTGTCCATCTCCATCTCGCTGGTGGCGGTGCTCATCCCCATCTTCTTCATGCCGGGGGTGATCGGCCTGCTGTTCCATGAATTCGCGGTGGTGGTGTCGCTGTCGATCCTGGTGTCGGCCGTGGTGTCGCTAACGCTGGTGCCCATGCTCTGCAGCCGCTTCCTGAGCCACCACCATGAGGCCAAGGAAAATGCCCTGGGCCGTGTCTTTGAAGCCGGTTTCACCGGGCTGGTGAATTTCTACACCCGCACGCTGGACTGGGCCCTGGCCCACCGCGTGCTGGTGGGCGGCGTGGCGGTGCTGAGCTTCATTGCCAGCGCCTGGCTCTACATCGCCATCCCCAAGGGCTTTTTCCCGGAAGAGGACATCGGCCAGATCCAGGCCAGCACCGAGGCGTCGGAGGACATCTCCTTTGCCGCCATGACGGTGCTGCAGGAGCGGGTGGCCGAGATCGTCAAGAACAATCCGGCGGTGGCCAGCGTGTCGGCTGCCGTGGGCGGTGGCGGCGGTGGGGGCCAGGTCAACACCGGCCGGCTCTTCATCAACCTGAAGCCGCGCGGTGAGCGGTCGGCCATGCCGCAGGTGCTGGAATCGCTGCGCAAGGACCTGCGCACGGTGCCCGGCATTGCGGTCTACCTGCGGCCGGTGCAGAACCTGCAGCTGGGCGGGCGCCAATCCAAAAGCCGCTACCAGTTCACGCTGCAGTCGGTCAGCGCGGGCGAGCTGAACAGTTGGGCGGAGAAACTGCAGGAGAAGCTGCGCAACGACACCCTCTTCCGCGACGTCACCAGCGACTCCCAACTGCGCGGCCTGCAGGCCAACCTGGTCATCGACCGCGAACGCGCCACCCTGCTGGGTGTGCAGATGCAAGACCTGCGCAATGCCCTCTACAGCGCCTTTGGTGAGCGGCAAGTCTCCAGCATCTATGCGGAGAGCAACACCTACCAGGTGATCATGGAGGCGACCGATGGGGACCGACTGAGCGAAGACGCCTTCAGCAAGATCTACCTGCGCGGGAAAAACGACACCTTGGTGCCGCTGACCGCCTTTGCCAGCGTCAAGCGGGAACTCGGCCCCACCGCCGTGAACCACCAGGGGCAGCTGCAGGCCGTGACGCTGAGCTTCAACCTCGCGCCCGACGTGCCGCTGGGCCAGGCCACCGGCCGCGTGGATGCCTACACCCAGGAGATCGGCCTGCCGCCCACCATCATCACCAGCTACGGCGGCGATGCGGCGGTGTTCAAGGACTCGCAGGGCGGCCAGCTGATGCTGATCGTGCTGGCCGTGGCGGTGATCTATGTGCTGCTGGGCGTGCTCTATGAGAGCTACATCCATCCCATCACCATCCTGGCCGGGCTGCCTTCAGCCGCCGTGGGGGCGCTGATCACGCTGCAGTGGGCCGGCATGGAACTGACGGTGATCGCCACCATCGGCATCCTGATGCTGGTGGGCATCGTGAAGAAGAACGCGATCATGATGATCGACTTCGCGCTGGATGCGCAGCGCAATGGGGGCATGTCGCCGGCCGACGCCATCCGCGAGGCCTGCATCCTGCGGTTCCGGCCGATCATGATGACGACGCTGGCAGCGCTGATGGGGGCCCTGCCGATCGCATTGGGGCTGGGGGCCGGTGCGGAATTGCGCCAGCCGCTGGGCCTGGCGGTGGTGGGCGGCCTGATCCTGTCGCAGGCCGTGACGCTCTACATCACGCCCGTGATCTATCTGGCGCTGGACCGCTTCAGCGGCACCGGCCCCGACACGCGTGAAGTGGCACCAACGCGCTTGACCGAACACCCGCATCCCCAGCCCCACCCGCAACCCGTCCCGGGACAGGCGGACTGA
- the rpe gene encoding ribulose-phosphate 3-epimerase — MTSATPSATPPTHRIAPSILSADFANLGAEVRQVLAAGADWIHFDVMDNHYVPNLTFGPMVCEALKKHAVKPDGTPAPIDVHLMVQPVDALAQAFCRAGADLVSFHPEASQHVDRTLQLIKGEGAKAGLVFNPGTPLDVLEWVIDKVDLVLIMSVNPGFGGQSFIPSALKKLQQAKAMILASGRDIRLEIDGGVKVDNIREIADAGADTFVAGSAIFGKPDYKAVIDAMRAELAR; from the coding sequence ATGACCTCCGCCACGCCCTCCGCCACGCCCCCCACCCATCGCATCGCTCCCAGCATCCTGTCCGCCGACTTCGCCAACCTGGGTGCCGAAGTCCGCCAGGTGCTGGCCGCCGGCGCGGACTGGATTCATTTCGACGTGATGGACAACCATTACGTGCCCAACCTGACCTTCGGGCCGATGGTCTGCGAAGCGCTCAAGAAACATGCGGTCAAGCCGGACGGCACACCGGCCCCCATCGATGTGCATCTGATGGTGCAGCCGGTGGACGCGCTGGCCCAGGCCTTCTGCCGCGCCGGGGCCGATCTGGTGAGCTTCCATCCGGAAGCCAGCCAGCATGTGGACCGCACGCTGCAACTGATCAAGGGTGAAGGCGCCAAGGCCGGCCTGGTGTTCAACCCCGGCACGCCGCTGGATGTGCTGGAGTGGGTGATCGACAAGGTCGATCTGGTGCTGATCATGAGCGTGAACCCGGGTTTCGGCGGCCAGAGCTTCATTCCCTCGGCGCTGAAGAAGCTGCAACAGGCCAAGGCCATGATTCTGGCCAGCGGCCGCGACATCCGCCTGGAAATCGACGGCGGGGTGAAGGTGGACAACATCCGCGAGATTGCTGATGCGGGGGCCGACACCTTCGTGGCCGGCTCGGCCATCTTTGGCAAGCCCGACTACAAGGCCGTGATCGACGCCATGCGCGCCGAGCTGGCCCGCTGA
- the apaG gene encoding Co2+/Mg2+ efflux protein ApaG translates to MAHPHFHCTVVVEPLAEHTVPERGQYAFSYTITIENQGDVAAQLIGRHWTITDANGHTQEVQGLAVVGHQPLLQPGERFQYSSWAQIATKQGSMSGRYLCVTDAAQVFYADVPEFLLAEAGSLH, encoded by the coding sequence ATGGCACATCCGCACTTTCACTGCACCGTGGTCGTGGAACCCCTGGCCGAACATACCGTCCCCGAGCGGGGCCAGTATGCGTTCAGCTACACCATCACCATCGAAAACCAGGGCGACGTGGCCGCCCAGCTCATCGGCCGGCACTGGACCATCACCGATGCCAATGGCCACACCCAGGAGGTGCAGGGTCTGGCGGTGGTGGGCCATCAGCCGCTGCTGCAGCCGGGTGAGCGTTTTCAGTACAGCTCCTGGGCCCAGATCGCGACCAAGCAGGGCAGCATGAGCGGCCGCTACCTGTGCGTCACCGACGCGGCGCAGGTGTTCTACGCCGACGTCCCGGAATTCCTGCTGGCCGAGGCCGGCTCGCTGCACTGA
- a CDS encoding efflux RND transporter periplasmic adaptor subunit, with protein sequence MRRKPVVLSLIIVLLLAGGGWWWKSHGAKTGAADSATAPGARASGAGGTQTVGVVLARQQDVPVVVDASGTVAALNQVDIRAQTSSIVRDVLVKDGQTVQKGQVLFRFDERADRANLDKARAQLARDKAALSDLQRQYERAKELVAQNFVSQSALDTALANLEGGRSLVVADEAAVQSAQVALGYNEIRAPFSGRAGAVNVWPGSLVQTNATGTPLVNIVQIDPIGITFNLPETELAPVLEAMRPGAEGARVTPPEVQVVIPNIDAAGRNSRNEPVVRGKLIFVDNLVDASTGTIKLKAEFDNKQQKLWPGQYLRVRMLLRSIKNAVVIPQAAIILRGTDRQVYVVGPDKTAVLKTVRLRYVFGEMAVVDGVDAGATVVLDGKQNLRPGVPVRTQPAAVDPAAAARQQAEAAAAAASTQLAAASSAPGASHASGKADATGE encoded by the coding sequence ATGCGCCGCAAGCCTGTTGTCCTGTCGCTGATCATCGTCCTGCTCCTGGCAGGAGGCGGCTGGTGGTGGAAATCCCATGGGGCCAAGACCGGTGCGGCGGACTCGGCCACAGCCCCGGGTGCGCGCGCCTCGGGCGCCGGCGGCACGCAGACGGTGGGGGTGGTGCTGGCACGCCAGCAGGATGTGCCGGTGGTGGTGGACGCCAGCGGCACCGTGGCCGCGCTGAATCAGGTGGACATCCGGGCGCAGACCAGCAGCATCGTGCGCGACGTGCTGGTGAAGGACGGCCAGACGGTGCAAAAGGGCCAGGTCTTGTTCCGCTTTGACGAACGGGCGGACCGGGCCAACCTGGACAAGGCCCGCGCCCAACTGGCGCGCGACAAGGCGGCCCTGTCCGACCTGCAGCGCCAGTACGAACGGGCCAAGGAGCTGGTGGCCCAGAACTTTGTTTCGCAGAGCGCGCTGGATACCGCCCTGGCGAACCTGGAGGGCGGACGCAGCCTGGTGGTGGCCGATGAGGCCGCCGTGCAATCGGCCCAAGTGGCCCTGGGCTACAACGAGATCCGGGCGCCGTTCAGCGGCCGTGCGGGTGCGGTGAATGTCTGGCCCGGCAGCCTGGTGCAGACCAATGCCACCGGCACGCCCCTGGTGAACATCGTCCAGATCGATCCCATCGGCATCACCTTCAACCTGCCCGAAACCGAACTCGCCCCGGTGCTGGAAGCCATGCGCCCCGGCGCCGAGGGGGCGCGCGTGACGCCGCCCGAAGTGCAGGTGGTGATTCCCAACATCGACGCTGCCGGCCGCAACAGCCGCAATGAGCCGGTGGTCCGGGGCAAGCTGATCTTTGTCGACAACCTGGTGGATGCCAGCACCGGCACCATCAAGCTCAAGGCTGAGTTCGACAACAAGCAGCAGAAGCTCTGGCCCGGCCAATACCTGCGGGTGCGGATGCTGCTGCGCAGCATCAAGAATGCGGTGGTGATTCCGCAGGCCGCGATCATCCTGCGCGGCACCGACCGTCAGGTCTACGTGGTGGGGCCGGACAAGACGGCCGTGCTCAAGACCGTTCGCCTGCGTTATGTCTTCGGTGAAATGGCGGTGGTGGACGGCGTCGATGCCGGCGCCACGGTGGTGCTGGACGGCAAGCAGAACCTGCGCCCGGGCGTGCCGGTACGCACGCAGCCCGCAGCGGTAGACCCGGCGGCGGCGGCGCGCCAGCAGGCCGAAGCCGCTGCTGCTGCGGCCTCCACCCAGCTCGCGGCCGCTTCGTCCGCGCCAGGCGCCTCGCATGCCAGCGGCAAGGCAGACGCCACCGGCGAATAA
- a CDS encoding DUF427 domain-containing protein produces MKAIWNGEVIAESNDTVVVEGNHYFPAASLKREFTTFSNHRTSCPWKGQAHYFSLLVNGDMNPDAVWYYPEPSEAAAAIKDRVAFWKGVQVVD; encoded by the coding sequence ATGAAGGCAATCTGGAACGGCGAAGTGATCGCCGAGAGCAATGACACCGTGGTGGTGGAAGGCAATCACTACTTCCCCGCCGCGTCCCTGAAGCGTGAATTCACCACCTTCAGCAATCACCGCACCTCCTGCCCCTGGAAGGGCCAGGCGCACTACTTTAGCCTGCTGGTCAACGGTGACATGAACCCGGATGCCGTCTGGTACTACCCGGAGCCCAGCGAAGCTGCGGCCGCCATCAAGGACCGGGTGGCCTTCTGGAAGGGCGTGCAAGTCGTCGATTGA
- a CDS encoding low molecular weight protein-tyrosine-phosphatase: MTRLLLVCAANLCRSPMAEAVLRSRAASLGLSEVASAGVFAASKRQEADRRAVQALAQRGYSLDRRWRSRRVRPDDFDQHDLILAMDREVLRGLLAQRPARSLARVGLFLHGMTGLGRDEVPDPYFGTTEGFERVMDLIEARVLAWPRPADLDRHFLDV, translated from the coding sequence TTGACCCGCCTGCTGCTGGTCTGTGCGGCCAATCTGTGCCGCTCTCCCATGGCCGAGGCTGTGTTGCGGTCCCGTGCCGCCAGCCTGGGCCTGAGCGAGGTGGCTTCAGCAGGCGTTTTTGCGGCGTCCAAGCGGCAGGAGGCGGATCGGCGTGCCGTGCAGGCCTTGGCCCAGCGGGGCTACAGCCTGGACCGACGCTGGCGGTCGCGCCGGGTGCGTCCGGATGATTTTGATCAGCATGACCTGATCCTGGCCATGGACCGCGAGGTCTTGCGCGGGCTGCTGGCGCAGCGGCCGGCCCGGTCGCTGGCCCGGGTGGGTCTGTTTCTGCATGGCATGACCGGCCTGGGGCGGGACGAGGTCCCGGACCCGTATTTCGGCACCACCGAAGGCTTCGAGCGGGTAATGGACCTGATCGAAGCCCGGGTGCTGGCCTGGCCGCGGCCGGCCGATCTGGACCGGCACTTCCTCGACGTCTGA
- a CDS encoding murein transglycosylase A has product MLTILGLLAACAAPPVVREPGSAGPATQGSGASRPASPGAPMAPPASVPASPAARVPVDPARLLNGDMDTTPRRSLMRDRARWVEAQWNELPGWGQDRALEWWPALLRGCERPMPGWQSFCAEALRLRPSDDWVVTTWLMKRLQPYQVESLDGEAKGLATGYYEPQLEARRQTAGEFRVPLLAPPQDLSTRKPYDTRQQIETSNRLNRFSLAWVQDPLDALVMQIQGSGRLRLLEPDGSSRWVRLSFAAHNEQPYRSVGQWLVAQGELRPGEASWPLIKDWARRNPQRLKDALWANPRYVFFREEPLLDPAVGPKGGQGVPLTPGRSIAVDKASIPYGTPVWLDTTEPLSTTPLRRLVMAQDTGAAIVGAVRADFFWGWGEQAEANAGRMKQPLRLWVLWPRDS; this is encoded by the coding sequence GTGCTGACGATTCTAGGCCTGCTGGCCGCCTGCGCTGCACCGCCGGTGGTGCGGGAACCCGGGAGTGCCGGGCCGGCCACGCAGGGCTCCGGTGCGAGCCGGCCTGCCTCGCCCGGGGCCCCAATGGCGCCGCCCGCGTCGGTGCCAGCGTCTCCGGCAGCCCGCGTGCCTGTGGACCCAGCCCGGCTGCTCAATGGGGACATGGACACCACGCCGCGCCGCAGCCTGATGCGGGACCGCGCCCGCTGGGTGGAAGCGCAATGGAATGAACTGCCCGGCTGGGGGCAGGACCGTGCGCTTGAATGGTGGCCGGCCCTGCTGCGCGGCTGCGAGCGGCCGATGCCAGGCTGGCAGTCGTTCTGCGCCGAAGCGCTGCGCCTGCGCCCATCGGACGACTGGGTGGTCACCACCTGGTTGATGAAACGGCTGCAGCCCTACCAGGTGGAATCGCTGGACGGCGAAGCCAAGGGCCTGGCCACCGGTTATTACGAACCGCAGCTGGAGGCGCGCCGTCAGACTGCCGGGGAGTTCCGGGTGCCCCTGCTGGCGCCGCCCCAGGACCTGTCCACCCGCAAACCCTACGACACCCGCCAGCAGATCGAAACCAGCAACCGCCTGAACCGCTTCAGCCTGGCCTGGGTGCAGGACCCGCTGGATGCGCTGGTGATGCAGATCCAGGGCAGTGGCCGCCTGCGGCTGCTGGAGCCGGATGGCAGCAGCCGCTGGGTGCGACTGTCCTTTGCGGCCCACAACGAACAGCCCTACCGGTCGGTCGGTCAGTGGTTGGTGGCGCAGGGGGAACTGCGGCCCGGGGAGGCGTCCTGGCCGCTGATCAAGGACTGGGCGCGGCGCAATCCGCAGCGGCTCAAGGATGCCTTGTGGGCCAACCCGCGTTATGTGTTTTTCCGGGAAGAGCCGCTGCTGGACCCGGCCGTCGGGCCCAAGGGCGGCCAGGGCGTGCCGCTGACACCTGGCCGCTCGATTGCGGTGGACAAGGCCAGCATCCCCTACGGCACACCGGTCTGGCTGGACACCACCGAACCGCTCTCCACCACCCCCTTGCGCCGTCTGGTGATGGCGCAGGACACCGGCGCCGCCATTGTGGGCGCCGTGCGGGCGGACTTCTTCTGGGGCTGGGGCGAGCAGGCCGAAGCCAATGCCGGCCGCATGAAGCAGCCCTTGCGTCTCTGGGTGCTGTGGCCCCGGGACAGCTGA